A section of the Pimelobacter simplex genome encodes:
- a CDS encoding alpha-L-rhamnosidase has protein sequence MKQVPVEEPTALVPLAVPAESVAAGLPARDDHRLRAGFRRHALGLPVRATTLTWEPGAEHAPGTGFVVEATLAGEQVWRTAADRPVAVLPAEVAATARRLEWQVRSADGAWTSETATVEFGLADAAAWPAPWIAAPANPFARETDDPAPYLRREVELAEVPEAARLYVTALGIYRIWVNGTEVTTEDLLRPGWTEYGVRVHHQTFAVESLLRPGRNVIAVALAKGWYAGRVGLLRYPGLYGERPALRLQLEATTATGERTPLLGTSEEWRAGTGAVRATDMLRGEILDLRREPHGWTEPGYDDSAWASAEEVTPDPLPEITPQPHDTVSVLEVRTGELVREHGRGPVVFDFGQNLVGWTRITSALLPRTEVVVRHGEMLTPEDLVYRDNLRGAFQEDRIAGDGEGRQVLETRFTVHGFRYAEIWGLPSDNPYGNYELPADVEVEALALTALPEEVGRFASSNALLNSFASAVEWTVRDNFIEVPTDCPQRDERLGWLGDAGVISPTARYFLDVAAFLGKFVQDIADTQGPDGEVWSYVPPVPPGNQRPGAPGWADGFVRMSHVLADTYGDLTTVDRIFPALERFCAHVDRENPDGLRVNAVGADFADWLSLPEKDGEPTHPGFAWTGARSTAPRPVVGTAHTYRSLRQLADIARWTGRDAEARRLDERAEEVRAAYRTAFVGDGLEIAGATQTVYAQAIGFGLFEGDDATVAAERLAAMVRSRGYVTTGIHGVQHVMPALMRHGHADLAYDVLLREEMPGWLYMAARGATTVWEKWDGLRPDATLSTAQMNSFNHCALGAVGASLFEEIAGIGVGGALAAGRIDVRPVYSERLGWAGAVHDSALGRVGSRWVHQGESVAQEVVVPAGATVAFTAPDGWELDGAATSADLAPGTHRLSLVRGRP, from the coding sequence GTGAAGCAGGTCCCCGTCGAGGAGCCGACCGCCCTCGTCCCGCTGGCCGTCCCGGCCGAGAGCGTGGCCGCCGGGCTCCCCGCACGCGACGACCACCGCCTGCGCGCCGGGTTCCGCCGGCACGCGCTCGGGCTGCCCGTGCGCGCCACCACGCTGACCTGGGAGCCCGGCGCCGAGCACGCGCCCGGCACCGGCTTCGTGGTCGAGGCGACGCTCGCCGGTGAGCAGGTCTGGAGGACCGCGGCCGACCGTCCGGTCGCGGTCCTCCCGGCCGAGGTCGCCGCGACCGCCCGCCGCCTGGAGTGGCAGGTGCGCAGCGCCGACGGTGCGTGGACCAGCGAGACCGCGACCGTCGAGTTCGGGCTCGCCGACGCCGCGGCCTGGCCGGCGCCCTGGATCGCCGCCCCGGCGAACCCGTTCGCGCGCGAGACCGACGACCCCGCGCCGTACCTGCGCCGGGAGGTCGAGCTCGCCGAGGTCCCGGAGGCCGCGCGCCTCTACGTCACCGCGCTCGGCATCTACCGGATCTGGGTCAACGGCACCGAGGTCACCACCGAGGACCTGCTCCGCCCCGGCTGGACCGAGTACGGCGTCCGCGTGCACCACCAGACCTTCGCCGTCGAGTCGCTCCTGCGCCCCGGCCGCAACGTCATCGCGGTCGCCCTCGCCAAGGGTTGGTACGCCGGCCGGGTCGGCCTGCTGCGCTACCCCGGCCTCTACGGCGAGCGCCCCGCGCTGCGCCTCCAGCTCGAGGCGACCACCGCCACCGGTGAGCGCACCCCGCTGCTCGGCACGTCCGAGGAGTGGCGGGCCGGCACCGGTGCCGTCCGGGCCACCGACATGCTGCGCGGCGAGATCCTCGACCTGCGTCGCGAGCCGCACGGCTGGACCGAGCCCGGCTACGACGACAGCGCCTGGGCGTCCGCCGAGGAGGTCACGCCCGACCCGCTCCCCGAGATCACCCCCCAGCCGCACGACACGGTCAGCGTCCTCGAGGTCCGCACCGGCGAGCTGGTGCGCGAGCACGGCCGCGGCCCGGTCGTCTTCGACTTCGGCCAGAACCTGGTCGGCTGGACCCGGATCACCTCCGCCCTGCTGCCGCGCACCGAGGTCGTCGTCCGGCACGGCGAGATGCTCACGCCCGAGGACCTCGTCTACCGCGACAACCTGCGCGGCGCCTTCCAGGAGGACCGGATCGCCGGCGACGGCGAGGGCCGCCAGGTGCTGGAGACCCGGTTCACCGTGCACGGCTTCCGCTACGCCGAGATCTGGGGTCTGCCGAGCGACAACCCCTACGGCAACTACGAGCTGCCCGCCGACGTCGAGGTCGAGGCGCTCGCGCTGACCGCGCTGCCCGAGGAGGTCGGCCGGTTCGCGAGCAGCAACGCGCTGCTCAACTCCTTCGCGTCGGCCGTCGAGTGGACGGTGCGCGACAACTTCATCGAGGTGCCGACCGACTGCCCGCAGCGCGACGAGCGGCTCGGCTGGCTCGGCGACGCGGGCGTGATCTCCCCGACCGCGCGCTACTTCCTCGACGTGGCGGCCTTCCTGGGCAAGTTCGTCCAGGACATCGCCGACACCCAGGGCCCCGACGGCGAGGTCTGGTCGTACGTCCCGCCGGTGCCGCCGGGCAACCAGCGGCCGGGCGCCCCGGGCTGGGCCGACGGCTTCGTGCGGATGTCCCACGTCCTCGCCGACACGTACGGCGACCTCACCACCGTCGACCGGATCTTCCCCGCGCTGGAGCGCTTCTGCGCCCACGTCGACCGCGAGAACCCCGACGGGCTGCGGGTCAACGCGGTCGGCGCGGACTTCGCCGACTGGCTCTCGCTGCCCGAGAAGGACGGCGAGCCGACCCACCCCGGCTTCGCCTGGACCGGCGCGCGCTCGACCGCGCCGCGCCCCGTCGTCGGCACCGCGCACACCTACCGCTCGCTGCGCCAGCTCGCCGACATCGCTCGCTGGACCGGTCGCGACGCCGAGGCCCGCCGCCTCGACGAGCGGGCCGAGGAGGTGCGGGCGGCGTACCGCACGGCGTTCGTGGGCGACGGCCTCGAGATCGCCGGCGCCACCCAGACCGTCTACGCCCAGGCGATCGGCTTCGGCCTGTTCGAGGGCGACGACGCGACCGTGGCCGCCGAGCGGCTCGCCGCGATGGTCCGCAGCCGCGGCTACGTCACCACCGGTATCCACGGCGTCCAGCACGTCATGCCCGCCCTCATGCGGCACGGCCACGCCGACCTGGCGTACGACGTCCTGCTGCGCGAGGAGATGCCCGGCTGGCTCTACATGGCCGCCCGCGGCGCGACCACCGTGTGGGAGAAGTGGGACGGGCTGCGCCCCGACGCCACCCTCTCGACCGCCCAGATGAACTCGTTCAACCACTGCGCGCTCGGCGCGGTCGGTGCCTCGCTCTTCGAGGAGATCGCCGGCATCGGTGTCGGCGGCGCCCTCGCCGCGGGCCGGATCGACGTCCGCCCGGTCTACTCCGAGCGCCTCGGCTGGGCCGGCGCCGTGCACGACAGCGCGCTCGGCCGGGTCGGCAGCCGCTGGGTGCACCAGGGCGAGAGCGTCGCCCAGGAGGTCGTCGTCCCCGCCGGCGCGACGGTCGCGTTCACCGCGCCCGACGGCTGGGAGCTCGACGGCGCCGCGACCAGCGCCGACCTCGCGCCCGGCACGCACCGGCTCTCCCTCGTCCGGGGGCGTCCGTGA
- a CDS encoding NAD(P)-dependent oxidoreductase has translation MRRIVITDTNLGDGSHERAALGEGYDVTLAGVLTEDEVIAAAQDAEGILVQWAPMTERVFAALPGLRAVVRYGIGLDNIDLDAAARHGVAVSNVDDYCIAEVADHAAASIYAHSRRLTAAARRVADAGWSTAGIAAPLPPAQDPVGIAGFGRIGRAVADRVSALGFPVHVWDPFATDIPASVTRHETLAELAAAVNHLTLHMPSTAETSGAVDATVLAALGEGGHVVNTARGALIDEDALLAALDAGTLGFASLDVLTSEPPTGIAAQVAAHPRVLVNPHIAYLSTESLPQLRLHAAAKVAALLEDAAR, from the coding sequence ATGCGAAGAATCGTCATCACCGACACCAATCTGGGCGACGGGTCCCACGAGCGCGCCGCGCTCGGCGAGGGGTACGACGTGACGCTCGCCGGCGTGCTCACCGAGGACGAGGTGATCGCGGCCGCCCAGGACGCCGAGGGCATCCTCGTGCAGTGGGCGCCGATGACCGAGCGGGTCTTCGCAGCGCTGCCGGGCCTGCGGGCCGTCGTGCGCTACGGCATCGGCCTCGACAACATCGACCTCGATGCCGCGGCCCGCCACGGCGTCGCCGTCAGCAACGTCGACGACTACTGCATCGCCGAGGTGGCCGACCATGCCGCCGCCTCGATCTACGCCCACAGCCGCCGGCTCACCGCGGCCGCGCGCCGGGTCGCCGACGCCGGCTGGAGCACCGCCGGCATCGCCGCGCCGCTGCCGCCGGCCCAGGACCCCGTGGGCATCGCCGGCTTCGGCCGGATCGGCCGCGCGGTCGCCGACCGCGTCTCGGCGCTGGGCTTCCCGGTCCACGTGTGGGACCCGTTCGCGACCGACATCCCGGCGTCCGTCACCCGGCACGAGACGCTCGCCGAGCTCGCCGCCGCGGTCAACCACCTGACCCTGCACATGCCCTCGACCGCCGAGACCTCCGGTGCGGTCGACGCGACCGTGCTCGCCGCGCTCGGTGAGGGCGGCCACGTCGTCAACACCGCCCGCGGTGCGCTGATCGACGAGGACGCGCTGCTCGCGGCGCTCGACGCCGGCACGCTCGGCTTCGCCTCGCTCGACGTGCTCACCAGCGAGCCGCCCACCGGTATCGCCGCGCAGGTCGCCGCGCACCCCCGGGTGCTCGTCAACCCGCACATCGCCTACCTGTCGACCGAGTCCCTGCCCCAGCTGCGCCTGCATGCCGCGGCCAAGGTCGCCGCCCTGCTCGAGGACGCCGCGCGATGA
- a CDS encoding ABC transporter substrate-binding protein, whose product MTTFGSGGLGRLRTAMAASVAGVVLFAGCSGGGSSSDSGDPQSGGTLKVGMSSEVTTLDPAKGSANAMALTGYAIYDTLMKVEKLGDEPAPNIAESMEPNADFTQWTMKLPSGLKFSDGTPFDAAAVKFNMDRHLDPKTASTAASLLSSVESVEAPDATTVVFNLKHAYAGLPYAFAYDGSGTAGYIASPKALEEFGDDYTSHAAGVGPYKLESWGPGKDTVLVRNPEYWGKDEPYLDKVQIRLIEDEQARFQALQAGDIDYSSTINPTIMLQAKNDASVNFVQGVGSDQDSIVLNTTKAPFDDIRIRKAVSMALDRDEIVDLTKEGMAAPAVNLFPKDDAFNNDHQDPGFDLDEAKKLVDEYEAETGKDVSFTYMCRPTVNTTDVIERQLAKAGMDVKVDVQESTTAVTNFIAGKYDAACWTMAGFLTPDLLPYRFFYSTGDLNSTGFANKEFDKLVDDARLTADPAKRKELWSAADGILTEELPWVWTTSQPIGFVWSKNVHSADLDEPSRLRFTVPTINNVWLSK is encoded by the coding sequence ATGACCACATTCGGATCTGGCGGGCTCGGACGCCTCCGGACCGCGATGGCTGCCTCGGTAGCGGGCGTCGTGCTGTTCGCCGGCTGCTCGGGCGGCGGCTCGAGCTCCGATTCCGGTGACCCGCAGTCGGGCGGCACCCTCAAGGTCGGCATGAGCTCGGAGGTGACCACGCTCGACCCCGCCAAGGGCTCGGCCAACGCGATGGCGCTGACCGGCTACGCCATCTACGACACGCTGATGAAGGTGGAGAAGCTCGGTGACGAGCCGGCTCCCAACATCGCGGAGTCGATGGAGCCCAACGCCGACTTCACCCAGTGGACGATGAAGCTCCCGTCGGGGCTGAAGTTCAGCGACGGCACGCCCTTCGACGCGGCCGCGGTGAAGTTCAACATGGACCGCCACCTCGACCCGAAGACCGCGTCGACCGCCGCGTCGCTGCTCTCGTCGGTGGAGTCCGTCGAGGCGCCCGACGCGACCACCGTCGTCTTCAACCTCAAGCACGCCTACGCGGGCCTGCCCTACGCCTTCGCCTACGACGGCAGCGGCACCGCCGGCTACATCGCCTCGCCGAAGGCGCTCGAGGAGTTCGGCGACGACTACACCAGCCACGCGGCCGGCGTCGGCCCGTACAAGCTCGAGTCCTGGGGCCCGGGCAAGGACACCGTGCTCGTGCGCAACCCCGAGTACTGGGGCAAGGACGAGCCGTACCTCGACAAGGTGCAGATCCGCCTGATCGAGGACGAGCAGGCCCGCTTCCAGGCGCTGCAGGCCGGTGACATCGACTACTCCTCCACGATCAACCCGACGATCATGCTGCAGGCCAAGAACGACGCCTCGGTCAACTTCGTCCAGGGTGTCGGCAGCGACCAGGACTCGATCGTCCTCAACACCACGAAGGCGCCGTTCGACGACATCCGGATCCGCAAGGCCGTCTCGATGGCGCTCGACCGCGACGAGATCGTCGACCTCACCAAGGAGGGCATGGCCGCGCCGGCTGTGAACCTCTTCCCGAAGGACGACGCGTTCAACAACGACCACCAGGACCCCGGCTTCGACCTCGACGAGGCCAAGAAGCTCGTCGACGAGTACGAGGCCGAGACCGGCAAGGACGTCTCGTTCACCTACATGTGCCGCCCGACGGTCAACACCACCGACGTCATCGAGCGCCAGCTGGCCAAGGCCGGCATGGACGTGAAGGTCGACGTGCAGGAGAGCACCACCGCGGTCACCAACTTCATCGCGGGCAAGTACGACGCCGCCTGCTGGACGATGGCCGGCTTCCTCACGCCCGACCTGCTGCCGTACCGCTTCTTCTACTCCACCGGTGACCTCAACAGCACCGGCTTCGCCAACAAGGAGTTCGACAAGCTGGTCGACGACGCGCGGCTGACCGCCGACCCCGCGAAGCGCAAGGAGCTGTGGAGCGCCGCCGACGGCATCCTCACCGAGGAGCTGCCGTGGGTGTGGACGACGAGCCAGCCGATCGGCTTCGTCTGGTCGAAGAACGTGCACAGCGCCGACCTCGACGAGCCGAGCCGGCTGCGGTTCACGGTGCCCACGATCAACAACGTGTGGCTCTCGAAGTAA
- a CDS encoding SDR family NAD(P)-dependent oxidoreductase, whose translation MENAASRPKVALVTGAASGIGRATAELFAARGYTVAALDIAETPSSGSARIHPFLVDVADRDRVGAAVDEVAGTHGGIDVVVNCAASFLARGLDVTPAEWDAVLRVNVGGISNVVQAAHPHLARAEGAAVVNTASISAHIAQPQRWTYNTTKSAIVGLTRCMAMDLAADGIRVNSVSPGWIWTPEVAAAAADGGRERWEPVWGRFHLLRRLGEAAEVAAAIGFLCSPDASFITGVDLPVDGGYLAMGPEGLGDTSSFAGSA comes from the coding sequence ATGGAGAACGCAGCATCGCGGCCGAAGGTCGCCCTCGTGACCGGCGCCGCTTCCGGCATCGGCCGCGCCACCGCCGAGCTGTTCGCGGCGCGGGGCTACACCGTGGCTGCGCTCGACATCGCCGAGACTCCTTCCTCCGGGTCGGCACGGATCCACCCGTTCCTGGTCGATGTCGCCGACCGGGACCGGGTGGGCGCGGCCGTCGACGAGGTGGCCGGCACCCACGGAGGCATCGACGTCGTCGTCAACTGCGCCGCGAGCTTCCTGGCCCGCGGGCTCGACGTCACGCCGGCCGAGTGGGACGCCGTCCTGCGGGTCAACGTCGGCGGCATCAGCAATGTCGTCCAGGCCGCGCACCCCCACCTGGCCCGCGCCGAGGGCGCGGCGGTCGTCAACACCGCCAGCATCTCCGCGCACATCGCGCAGCCGCAGCGCTGGACCTACAACACCACCAAGAGCGCCATCGTCGGCCTCACCCGCTGCATGGCGATGGACCTCGCCGCCGACGGGATCCGGGTCAACTCGGTCTCGCCCGGCTGGATCTGGACCCCCGAGGTCGCCGCCGCGGCCGCCGACGGCGGGCGTGAGCGCTGGGAGCCGGTCTGGGGCCGCTTCCACCTGCTCCGCCGGCTCGGCGAGGCCGCCGAGGTCGCGGCCGCCATCGGCTTCCTGTGCTCGCCCGACGCCAGCTTCATCACCGGTGTCGACCTCCCGGTCGACGGCGGCTACCTCGCCATGGGCCCCGAGGGGCTCGGCGACACCTCCAGCTTCGCCGGCTCGGCCTGA
- a CDS encoding ABC transporter permease — MNRARLFRVGLKVLRLLAVLLVVSTLCFFSLALLPGDPARLMLGDSATPEAVATLRSQLGLDLPTLERFGHWIGGVLQGDLGESYRTGQSVTEILGERAPVTVELILLSQIIALGLAVPAAIVAAHRRRTGTDRALSLWVFTALSTPDFVVGVVLIWILSVHLGWFPANGYAPWSDGVGPHLSSLIMPAIALAGTSFALYQRVLRADLVETLRQDYIEVARAKGLSLTRITFRHALRPSLLGLSTQIGVTVGMLIGSTVVVESLFGLPGIGDELAGAVTARDYVEVQGLVLVIATSFVLVNALVDVLYPVIDPRLASSRRGGAR; from the coding sequence GTGAACCGCGCGCGCCTGTTCCGCGTCGGCCTCAAGGTCCTGCGGCTCCTCGCGGTGCTGCTGGTCGTCTCGACGCTCTGCTTCTTCAGCCTCGCACTGCTCCCGGGTGACCCCGCCCGGCTGATGCTCGGCGACTCGGCGACGCCCGAGGCGGTCGCCACGCTGCGCTCGCAGCTCGGCCTCGACCTGCCCACGCTGGAGCGCTTCGGGCACTGGATCGGCGGCGTGCTCCAGGGCGACCTGGGTGAGTCCTACCGGACCGGCCAGTCCGTCACCGAGATCCTCGGCGAGCGGGCCCCGGTCACCGTCGAGCTCATCCTCCTCAGCCAGATCATCGCGCTGGGCCTGGCGGTTCCCGCCGCCATCGTCGCCGCGCACCGCCGTCGTACGGGCACCGACCGGGCGCTGAGCCTGTGGGTGTTCACCGCGCTCTCGACGCCGGACTTCGTCGTCGGCGTGGTGCTCATCTGGATCCTCTCGGTGCACCTGGGCTGGTTCCCGGCCAACGGCTACGCGCCGTGGTCGGATGGCGTCGGGCCGCACCTGTCGTCGCTGATCATGCCCGCGATCGCCCTCGCCGGTACGTCGTTCGCGCTCTACCAGCGCGTGCTGCGCGCCGACCTCGTCGAGACGCTGCGCCAGGACTACATCGAGGTCGCCCGCGCCAAGGGCCTCTCGCTGACCCGGATCACCTTCCGGCACGCGCTGCGCCCCAGCCTGCTCGGCCTCAGCACCCAGATCGGCGTCACGGTGGGCATGCTCATCGGCTCGACCGTCGTCGTGGAGTCGCTGTTCGGCCTGCCCGGCATCGGCGACGAGCTCGCCGGCGCCGTGACCGCCCGTGACTATGTCGAGGTCCAGGGCCTGGTGCTCGTCATCGCGACCTCCTTCGTGCTCGTCAACGCGCTGGTCGACGTCCTCTACCCCGTGATCGATCCGCGACTGGCCTCGTCGCGCCGAGGAGGTGCCCGATGA
- a CDS encoding ABC transporter ATP-binding protein, with product MSAAEPLLQVRDLVVEFRTANGPLRAVDGVSLDVARGERVGIVGESGSGKSVLSRTAMGLLGRKDARISGEITFRGRDLLAMSDKERRALWGREIAMVFQDPLSSLHPITPVGQQIVETLRRDPAMDKTKARARAIELLDMVGIPQAERRFKSRAHELSGGMRQRVMIAIAVANSPSLLFADEPTTALDVTVQARILELFDDLCRELSIGLVMVSHDLGVVARHTDAVSVMYAGRISEQGKVDDVLRSPRMRYTSALLAAIPRIDHGHRALPKPIGGLPPDLVNPPAGCRFAPRCVHAVAACADQVPVLEPSADVPDHAYACWNPTEVAR from the coding sequence ATGAGCGCCGCCGAGCCGCTGCTCCAGGTCCGCGACCTGGTCGTCGAGTTCCGCACCGCCAACGGCCCGCTGCGCGCCGTCGACGGCGTCAGCCTGGACGTCGCCCGCGGCGAGCGGGTCGGCATCGTCGGTGAGTCCGGCTCGGGCAAGTCCGTCCTGTCCCGTACGGCGATGGGCCTGCTCGGCCGCAAGGACGCCCGCATCTCCGGCGAGATCACCTTCCGCGGCCGCGACCTGCTCGCGATGAGCGACAAGGAGCGCCGCGCGCTGTGGGGCCGCGAGATCGCCATGGTCTTCCAGGACCCGTTGAGCTCGCTGCACCCGATCACCCCCGTGGGCCAGCAGATCGTCGAGACCCTGCGTCGCGACCCGGCGATGGACAAGACCAAGGCGCGCGCCCGGGCGATCGAGCTGCTCGACATGGTCGGCATCCCGCAGGCCGAGCGGCGCTTCAAGTCCCGTGCGCACGAGCTCTCCGGCGGCATGCGGCAGCGCGTGATGATCGCGATCGCCGTCGCCAACAGCCCGTCGCTGCTCTTCGCCGACGAGCCGACCACCGCGCTCGACGTGACGGTGCAGGCGCGCATCCTCGAGCTGTTCGACGACCTGTGCCGCGAGCTCTCGATCGGCCTGGTGATGGTCAGCCACGACCTCGGTGTCGTCGCCCGGCACACCGACGCCGTCTCGGTCATGTACGCCGGCCGGATCTCCGAGCAGGGCAAGGTCGACGACGTCCTCCGCTCGCCGCGGATGCGCTACACCAGCGCGCTGCTCGCCGCGATCCCGCGGATCGACCACGGCCACCGTGCGCTGCCCAAGCCGATCGGCGGCCTGCCGCCGGACCTGGTGAACCCGCCGGCGGGCTGCCGGTTCGCGCCGCGCTGCGTGCACGCGGTCGCCGCGTGCGCCGACCAGGTGCCGGTGCTGGAGCCCTCGGCCGACGTACCCGACCACGCCTACGCCTGCTGGAACCCCACGGAGGTCGCGCGATGA
- a CDS encoding ABC transporter permease, with amino-acid sequence MTATAPVPAPVPTPEPAPAKRRRRRGGRWTIAERLSAGWLVLLVAGMLVLPALRGIDPLDIGAESRFAKFSPEHWLGADNLGRDLLARALDGAQVSVLIGVGSVLIAALIGVPLGMLSAYYGGAIAAVISFVVDVILAFPGLVLALGLASFLGASVTNVMIAITVPMFPVFVRLARAQTLALLETEYLEASEVIGTPVLSIMRRDVLPNISEAILAFGFVSIGRAILIEGSLSFLGIGVPRTQPTWGGMINEGRIYMTTDPLLILVPGAFLLLTILSLNLISDRFLVDGDPATGARA; translated from the coding sequence ATGACCGCCACCGCACCCGTGCCCGCTCCCGTCCCGACGCCCGAGCCGGCACCGGCGAAGCGCCGTCGTCGCCGCGGCGGCCGCTGGACGATCGCCGAGCGGCTCTCCGCCGGCTGGCTGGTCCTGCTCGTCGCCGGGATGCTCGTCCTGCCGGCCCTGCGGGGCATCGACCCCCTCGACATCGGGGCCGAGAGCCGGTTCGCCAAGTTCAGCCCCGAGCACTGGCTCGGCGCGGACAACCTCGGCCGCGACCTGCTGGCACGTGCGCTCGACGGCGCCCAGGTCTCCGTGCTCATCGGCGTCGGCTCGGTGCTCATCGCCGCGCTGATCGGCGTACCGCTGGGCATGCTGTCGGCCTACTACGGCGGCGCGATCGCCGCGGTGATCTCGTTCGTGGTCGACGTCATCCTGGCCTTCCCCGGCCTGGTGCTGGCCCTCGGCCTGGCGTCCTTCCTCGGCGCGAGCGTCACCAACGTGATGATCGCGATCACCGTGCCGATGTTCCCGGTGTTCGTCCGGCTCGCCCGCGCCCAGACGCTCGCCCTGCTGGAGACGGAGTACCTCGAAGCCAGCGAGGTGATCGGCACGCCGGTCCTGTCGATCATGCGCCGTGACGTGCTGCCCAACATCTCCGAGGCGATCCTCGCGTTCGGCTTCGTCAGCATCGGCCGCGCGATCCTCATCGAGGGCAGCCTGAGCTTCCTGGGCATCGGCGTCCCGCGCACCCAGCCCACCTGGGGCGGGATGATCAACGAGGGCCGGATCTACATGACCACCGACCCGCTGCTGATCCTCGTCCCGGGCGCCTTCCTGCTGCTGACGATCCTCAGCCTCAACCTCATCTCCGACCGCTTCCTGGTCGACGGAGACCCCGCGACGGGAGCCCGCGCATGA
- a CDS encoding ABC transporter ATP-binding protein, giving the protein MTTATSPVLEVRGGGVTFRDADRNEFRAIDGVDLQLRRGEILGLVGESGCGKSTTARVLMGLQRLTSGQVLLDGAPVTPGRRRSLAPRVQAIFQNPAGSFNPRRSLLDSVAEPLRVWKQGNATERRERALEELARVGISPQMAQRRPSEVSGGQCQRAAIARATVLRPEVLICDEPVSALDVSIQAQILELLAELREEQGLAMLFISHDLSVVATLCDRTAVMYAGTVVEQGDTPAVTDHARHPYTAILHDSVPTLAPSATTATGLRMRPATGTVDGRAEPGCRFAGLCPLVQDDCRAARPELQPGAHTAACLHPLGA; this is encoded by the coding sequence ATGACCACAGCCACCTCTCCCGTCCTCGAGGTCCGCGGCGGCGGCGTCACCTTCCGCGACGCCGACCGCAACGAGTTCCGGGCCATCGACGGCGTCGATCTGCAGCTGCGCCGCGGCGAGATCCTCGGCCTGGTGGGCGAGTCCGGCTGCGGCAAGTCGACCACCGCCCGGGTCCTGATGGGCCTGCAGCGGCTGACGTCAGGCCAGGTGCTGCTCGACGGCGCCCCGGTGACGCCGGGCCGTCGTCGCTCGCTCGCGCCCCGGGTGCAGGCGATCTTCCAGAACCCCGCCGGCTCGTTCAACCCGCGCCGCTCGCTGCTCGACTCCGTGGCCGAGCCGCTGCGGGTGTGGAAGCAGGGCAACGCGACCGAGCGTCGCGAGCGTGCGCTCGAGGAGCTCGCCCGGGTGGGGATCTCGCCGCAGATGGCGCAGCGCCGTCCGTCCGAGGTCTCGGGCGGTCAGTGCCAGCGCGCGGCCATCGCCCGGGCGACCGTGCTGCGCCCCGAGGTGCTCATCTGCGACGAGCCCGTCTCGGCGCTGGACGTGTCGATCCAGGCCCAGATCCTCGAGCTGCTCGCCGAGCTGCGCGAGGAGCAGGGACTGGCCATGCTCTTCATCTCCCACGACCTCTCGGTGGTCGCGACGCTCTGCGACCGCACCGCCGTGATGTACGCCGGCACGGTGGTCGAGCAGGGCGACACCCCCGCGGTCACCGACCACGCGCGGCACCCGTACACCGCGATCCTCCACGACTCGGTCCCGACGCTCGCCCCGTCCGCCACCACGGCGACGGGCCTGCGGATGCGGCCCGCGACCGGCACGGTCGACGGCCGTGCCGAACCCGGCTGCCGGTTCGCCGGCCTGTGCCCCCTGGTGCAGGACGACTGCCGTGCCGCCCGACCCGAACTGCAGCCAGGTGCCCACACCGCCGCCTGCCTGCACCCGCTGGGTGCCTGA